Below is a window of Epinephelus fuscoguttatus linkage group LG12, E.fuscoguttatus.final_Chr_v1 DNA.
ttgtttttttcttttgtttttttttttgcacagctTATATAGTAATTGACGTTTTGTTAGGCCAAATACataccaaaaataaaagagaCAATTTACTGCAAGAAAACTTGCAGTaaattgttttatattgtgaatAAGACCCATTTTGTACAGAACAAATTGTAAGATACAggtatttttgtcttttcaatgTTTTAGGGACTGCTGTGCTGCCTTTAAGGTCCTGCAACCTGGGGCTCAGGATCACATCTCATGGGACTGCTGGAGGACCTCAGAGGCCATCGTGGCACAAGCGACCTCTGGAAACCTGGCAAACAACAGTGCCTCAAGACTCAAGTTTAACCAAGACATCACCATCAAGTTAGACTTGTTTCACTGCATGCGCCGGTTTACcagagagtgtgtgtcagaACACCATTCCCTTTATAGTTCCTTTTGCCAGTTCCTCTCTGCAGCATTCGTTGTGGTGGACCAGGGTGACCTCAAGAGGCTCCAGGAGGCGTACAAGTTCTGCAAAATCTCTCCTGCTAACCCCACCAAGCAGCACATCAGAGAGCACTGTAGAACGAAGGTGCCACagcccagagaactgctgcagAGGGTAGAAGATGTTTTACATCATTTCTACCTGGCAAAGGACAGCAACGATGTGCCCCTCTTCAAGGCCTCCATGTTGAGGGTGTGGAGGATTCAGCGCATCCACATCCTGAGAGGCTGCCTGAGCGACCCTGAGGTCAAGGAGGGAATCCTATACAGGTATGGTGGCACCTTGCAGCTCAATAACACCAAGGGCGCAGGAGCTGCTGTACCTATTTGGATTCCCGTGAGAGGCACATCTCAGCAGGAGGGCTTCCACTCACCAAGCCCAGTGGGTGACAGGAAACCGGGTTTCCTGTGAGCTCTTCCAGGCCCAGGCATTGACTGGAGTGGTGAGGTGGAACTTTCAGCGGCTGGTGGACCTGAAGCAGCCTGGTGTCGAGCTGCCAGCTGTGTTTGACCCCCTGTTGATTACACAGCTAAACACAGCCTCTGTCAGAGTGACAGGGAGGGCCAAATATGCAGCTCTGCAGGCATTAAACAGGGACACAGGGGAGAGATTTGGGCTGCAGTATCTAGAGCCAGGCTGTCGTCCGGTTGTTTTAGACTGGGACAAACACAGGACACAAGTCaacactgaagctgctgaagtcgTGGAGATGGAGGATCacttctctgctgctgcagtgagcACAGACTCTCAGGTAATCCAGGTTAATCACTCAGACAGATTGAAGAAATCACTATACAGACAGATTGAAGAAATCACTATACTTGATTCTATATTTCAGGAGCCCAGTGATGATGGAGTTGGACCAGTGCCAGTCCTGTCTTCTCAACAGTGCTCTGCAGAAGTTTCCAAGTCCCAGCAGCCACTGATACCAGCTTCTGCCACAGGTAAACCAGAGACTCAGACTTTGATGTATACAGGTCATTTGATGTATACAGGTCATTTAAATTACCCACTTACCATCCCTCACACAGGCCTCACTGTTAAAAAAGACTTGGACACTGTGGTTGGAATTTATTTCATGACAGTGATATTAATATATTGTACATTAACAACTATTATTGACCGAGTGTATGCAGAATTTAAAAACTATGGAAAAAATTTGATTGTCACAAATTGAACTGTTTGTTATTTCAAACAACTTCTCACAAATGCCGCATACACATTTTTTATCcatgttgctttttttcccagtaAAATTTGCTTGTAATTGTAACTTTAGACGACAGGACTGTGCCTAACCATGTTACAATGTGACTGTATTATCATAATCTTAGTCATTCAAAGCTAGACAAAAAAACAGGATAATAAACATATGCTTTATTGTTTAGACCTGCCAGGGGTAGCGCCATTGCCCATAGCCTCCTCTCCCCGGGCCGCccgcactggaccaataaaGACGGGAGGTCTCATTCAGGTCCTGGACCACAGCCAGTGGACAGGGGCTATGAGATCTGCCATCGACGGGCTCCTGTACAAGCACCATGGGGCCAAGGACATCCTAAAACGGGTGGATGCAGACTATGCTGCCATGGTTCAGCAAGCATGCAACGACCCCAACAGCCTTCTCCATCCCACCACATGCCAACATATCTCCAGATATGTTAAACACCtggcaaaattaaaaaacacaagctCCTCCCTCAATACCAGCCCAGAGAAGGTATTTGAGACACAACAGTTGTGGCAGAGTTTGGCCACAGGCAGCGAAACAGTCAGTGTGCCTGTTGTGACTTTGCCCCCTGCCACGTTCAACCCTCCACCTGTGGCTCCCCCCCAGGAGGAGTCAGTGAGCCGAGCCACAGTGGAGAAGATTGTTGAAGACATTCTAgggaaacagcaacaacagcaggagcagcaggagcagcagaaggagaagaagaccAGGAACTGTCTAGCCTGCGGTCAGCCAAAGTCCCGGTATCTCGGCGACGGCTCttctattcattttttttaccaGTCGAAAACAGTAAAGTACTTCTACTGCTCCACTAAGGTGTTTAACACGACTTTGCTGCATCTCCTTTCTTTGAGCGGGAGCTGGAGGCGGCCAAACAGAGGTCGGCTGAGTGGAGGAAGGTGGCAGAGGAGAGGGCAAAGAGGAAGAGTGAGGTGCAGCTGCCAAAAGGTCGTCTGTGCAGGTTCTGCCACCGGCCTCTAAAGCAGGGCCCTGACAGCCCTCATATCCACACCAGCTTCCCCGGGGTGCCGGGGAAATACATCTACTGCCCCTCCAGAGTGTTTTCCCTGTACAAGGAGCAGGGCATGGTGAGGAAGATGAGCTGGAGGGACTTCCAACAGTCTGCCTTCTTCACGGCTGAAAGGGACAGATGGGTGAGAAGAGGAAGTGACTGTGAACCCATAGTCACTTTACACTGTAAACTCCAAAAATACCCTCACACGCACATACAATAGGGTTTtccctattattattattattattgttattattattgttattatcatcattattattattattattataattattattattatcatcaccatcattatattattattattactattataatataattattattattatcatcgccattattattattattattattattattattattatattatcattatattattatcattactattatattattattgttattattatcatcattatattattattcttatcatcatcatcattactattattgttattattataacaaGTGAATATTGACTGATAAGTGTTCCAGCACTAATTTTGTAAATAGGTTTTTGGAGAAACtttgtacagtatatatatatatgttgtatATTTCTTTCactgttaatgtgttttatatctTTATATCTTAAGTTTTcaataagtattttttattattatgtgtTTATTGTTAATAAAATATCTTGAAAGCATCACTCTGACTGTCTTATTAGAGGTAGTAAGTgatagaaaatatatatttatattcatgTGCTCAGCTGTACAAATATTTGTAATATAAATTTACTATTTTACCTTAATAGAAGTAAAACTGTAGCATGATTTAGCATCTTATTTGCATAATTATTCAAAGGGTGTTTCTTGATTCTGTGCCTtgatgtgaagcactttgtgttagTATTAGTATCACTATTGTTACTGCTATTTATTAGTTCAGTTCACGTTTTACCAATAGCAGCATGATGAAATAGCATTATTGTCTAACCCTTTAAATCATAAGGTCCTGTTATcataatcttaaaaaataattgtGTCGGCATGGGTTTTACTGGCCACATACGTGTACGTGCACATATTAGGAATTTGACTCATTTTTTTATAGGTGTCAATGTCTGTACACAGAATAGACATACAGATAAAAACGTGTGTCCAAGCAGTcagtcctctctcctccccctgGACAGCAGTGTATCAGAGCAGACAGCAAAGGCTGctgaataaaaaagaataactAATGTAATATGTTGCTTTATGTACATGAGGTAGGTGGATGTAAAGGTATGAAACTATACGCTGTTTAAAGCATGCTTGGATTATGTTTGTATTCAGCATGTTTTTAAACTATAAAAATGTGTCTCAATACACACTGCATACAAACaataatatcaataataatgttaataagaaAATCCCTATAATTTGCTCAAAATCTGTTCGTAATTTtcactttaaacattttaagaggttaaatgcagttgttttgtgttatgCAGACACAATGTAGCaaaatattttaagccaaatatGGGGAGCTTTGTTTGGGTGCAGTGGGATTCGAACCGCACCTCTCTGTGAAGGGCTTCTGGCCGCTGAAAAGTCCTCTACACCTATCCGCGGCTGGCCTCCGCGTGTGAGGCGAACGTGATAACCACTACACTACGGAAACTCACGCACAACCAAAACCGTGCACGCGCAAACAAAGGTAGCCTTGATATGAATATGCAGGTCATTTCTGTTTCTATCATCCAAATAttaatcaaacaaaaacaaggccGCTAATTTACGACTTCAAAACACTACCGCCCGGTTTCGAACCAAGACCTTTCGCACGTGAGGCGAACGGTATAACCACTACATCGAGGAAACTtgtgcacacgtgagcgcggagatATATTCAACATAGATGTAATTAGGTTTGAGAAGTTTTGTTCGGTTAAATTTTGTCTATAACACATTTAacgaacaaacaaaacaaggcgAAGCAGCGACAGTCGCGCAGCAGCAGAATTTGAGTTTGAAAAACATAGAAAAGCAGCTGAAAGTTTGTAAGATGTAAGATGTAAAATGTGTGTATCAAACGCTCACCGGTGTCTGAAGACGGTTTGTAGTTCGGACTCTTTCCGTTAAAATGGTTTATAACGGTGACTCAGTTCGACGGTGGCGTCCACGGAAAGTTCAACAAACACGGCAGCAGAATAATACACGATCCGCTTTGTCCTCTTCACCACTGCAAATGTCTTCACCAAAACACAGATCAATACACTGACCGACCAGGGTCAGTCACGGTTCACCTGTACAGGTGAGAGCGCCACCTGCTGCTCGTGATGGTCAGCACAGGTGTGAGCTGGAACTGAAGTAAtttataaaccaaacaaaatgtctgcggcctcgtgcctacgaccgaatcacagccgtgacgatatcacagtacaacatcactccctctcgtgtgatattgcttaattctATGTTTCTGAATGTAACATACTCATTTATAAAGTGTTTAATCTAGCATAGTGCacatatttgtaatttttttttttacacacatacagactTAGGGcagcaaacatatttttattctaAATATCTTTCATATCATTTCATTTCTACTGTATATCTACGTAGCCTAAATTTATTTCATACTCTCATTTCTCAATCTCTGTTCTTTATAATGGAGTAACGTTACGAATCACAGTTTTCCTTcgaggatcaataaagtattccTGATTCAGATTCTAATTGACGTAATTTGACagtgtaattatattgtaatcgtaAAACCAAAACGTTAAGCAAAATTTTAAATGCtggacttttacttttttcctgAGTGATCTCTACTTTAATGCCAAAGGCTCGTCCTCGTGGGATTTAGACCGCAGACCCTgcaccgttgtgagcatttacactTACATACACattctctgcagttacacctctaaaACACTAGGCTGCGGCAGAGTTTCTGTGaggtgctgtaaagtttagctgattcaaaacacatattaaacacacattaaacactcattaaacatggcttaatagagacaatctcaaacacaagtgcacaaatcagcttcactataaatcgcagaactgacagacaaacacttgtctttatctggacacatttccccacaaatacaacatgctaacgttattagcacaagtctatggcattttacaacagctgtcttatactaaacaagttttccattttacattgtataaattagcctagcagctagcagagatttcctctgctcatattaagccaggataaatgacttaaaatacttttttttgtggaggctttattgtcttcacaatttattgttttttatctgtgaaattaaagtaaataaaagctttgtttccactgagggaaatggtttcagcttacagaatagacaggaggtctgcatcactgtGACGTGTATTTGTGGGGGGCGTACATGTCAGTcattatacttgtgcgtcagctcaaCTCAGCCAATAAAAGggtcttaaaatcaattctgaagcTCACAGGGAgtgtaaaaagctaacgttaggttaTAAAGGAACACTGGTCACATGACTCAACGTGACCACCACAcagaggctgtaaagctgtgatcgACATGATGATGGTCTGTGGTcttatttagccacttgttagcaatgGTCTTTTTATAGACACATAGAAGCATCAAAACTCATGAGTttggtatttactgatgtaacttatgttgtagaacaaaacatgaaagtctctttagctcgtgttaaccacagaccttatttcagacgtCTAATGTGAAACACATTGGCTTCAAGATGAGGGAACAGGGAGCGGTAAAATGCTCActcattttctttccttccttccttctttctttccttctttcccatgtctctcctcttctttctttctttctttctttctttctttctttctttctttcagtctCACATGTTCAGGATTTTCATCTCTGCTTCATGTTTGTGTCTGAATCCTGAAACTCTGACACTATCTGAACTTCTATACTTTTAAATTAAGAACTCTATAGTTTTTGTGCTCTGCAGCTCAAgtacttttacacacacacacacacacacacacacacacacacacacacacacacacacattccagtCCAACCTGCCATCCCTGTCCGTCTAGTTGTTTCGTCACAGCTCGTATCATTtcaacacacagatacacacacagacagacacacacacacacagagtccccAGGCGCCCCG
It encodes the following:
- the LOC125898599 gene encoding uncharacterized protein LOC125898599, with translation MYEGLSQRYTAAGVQKANFQWVDRDCCAAFKVLQPGAQDHISWDCWRTSEAIVAQATSGNLANNSASRLKFNQDITIKLDLFHCMRRFTRECVSEHHSLYSSFCQFLSAAFVVVDQGDLKRLQEAYKFCKISPANPTKQHIREHCRTKVPQPRELLQRVEDVLHHFYLAKDSNDVPLFKASMLRVWRIQRIHILRGCLSDPEVKEGILYRRASTHQAQWVTGNRVSCELFQAQALTGVVRWNFQRLVDLKQPGVELPAVFDPLLITQLNTASVRVTGRAKYAALQALNRDTGERFGLQYLEPGCRPVVLDWDKHRTQVNTEAAEVVEMEDHFSAAAVSTDSQEPSDDGVGPVPVLSSQQCSAEVSKSQQPLIPASATDLPGVAPLPIASSPRAARTGPIKTGGLIQVLDHSQWTGAMRSAIDGLLYKHHGAKDILKRVDADYAAMVQQACNDPNSLLHPTTCQHISRYVKHLAKLKNTSSSLNTSPEKVFETQQLWQSLATGSETVSVPVVTLPPATFNPPPVAPPQEESVSRATVEKIVEDILGKQQQQQEQQEQQKEKKTRNCLACGQPKSRYLGDGSSIHFFYQSKTVKYFYCSTKVFNTTLLHLLSLSGSWRRPNRGRLSGGRWQRRGQRGRVRCSCQKVVCAGSATGL